A genome region from Pangasianodon hypophthalmus isolate fPanHyp1 chromosome 11, fPanHyp1.pri, whole genome shotgun sequence includes the following:
- the fam43a gene encoding protein FAM43A — translation MLPWKKNKFELIEEDKQSKHKGYAVSLNYSALTTLAKACPESALNRVGSMFKSKRKKVNITSEDPTYTVLYLGNATTIQSKGEGCTDVAVSKIWNKSEMGKSGTKMRLTVSSHGVRMVHVDEQARRPGHLYLLHRITYCVADPRLPRIFAWIYRHEMKHKAVMLRCHAVLVSRPEKAKAMALLLYQTSATALAEFKRLKRRDDARHQQQQLIGDQTIPLVPLRKLLNGQCCYKPPVERSRSAPKLGSITEDLLGEEAEEKATQFECEDVLDTDEERAGTEKPGLCQLINDLGEMGIGNDVRTLKADLRVTRLLSGESTSSESSIENSQDPALVSVDADERKTPEVG, via the coding sequence ATGTTGCCTTGGAAGAAGAACAAGTTTGAGCTGATAGAGGAAGACAAGCAGTCCAAGCACAAGGGCTACGCGGTGAGCCTGAACTACTCCGCGCTCACCACGCTGGCCAAGGCGTGTCCGGAGAGCGCGCTGAACCGGGTCGGCAGCATGTTCAAATCCAAGCGGAAAAAGGTGAACATCACGAGCGAGGACCCCACGTACACGGTGCTGTATCTGGGTAACGCCACCACCATCCAGTCGAAGGGTGAAGGCTGCACGGACGTGGCCGTGAGCAAGATCTGGAACAAGAGCGAAATGGGCAAGAGCGGCACGAAGATGCGGCTGACGGTGAGCTCACACGGCGTGCGCATGGTGCACGTGGACGAGCAAGCGCGCAGACCTGGACACCTTTACTTACTGCACCGGATCACCTACTGCGTTGCGGATCCACGCCTGCCCCGGATCTTCGCCTGGATCTACCGGCACGAGATGAAGCACAAGGCGGTGATGTTGCGCTGCCATGCTGTGCTCGTGTCCCGGCCGGAGAAGGCGAAAGCCATGGCGCTGCTGTTGTACCAGACTTCAGCCACGGCGCTGGCCGAGTTCAAGAGGCTCAAACGGCGCGACGACGCACggcaccagcagcagcagctgatcGGCGACCAGACCATCCCACTCGTGCCTCTGCGCAAGCTGCTGAACGGCCAGTGCTGCTACAAGCCCCCGGTGGAGCGCAGCAGGAGCGCCCCCAAACTCGGCTCCATCACCGAGGACCTGCTCGGCGAAGAAGCCGAAGAAAAAGCCACGCAGTTTGAATGCGAGGACGTGCTGGACACGGACGAGGAGCGCGCAGGCACCGAGAAACCCGGGCTGTGCCAGCTCATTAACGATCTGGGCGAAATGGGGATCGGGAACGACGTGCGGACTCTAAAAGCGGACCTCAGGGTGACCAGGCTGCTGTCTGGAGAGAGCACGAGCAGCGAGTCGTCTATAGAGAACAGTCAGGATCCTGCGCTCGTGTCCGTCGATGCCGACGAGCGCAAAACGCCAGAAGTCGGCTGA